In Hallerella succinigenes, the following are encoded in one genomic region:
- a CDS encoding IS5 family transposase, with product MYRPPKSHAQTSLFCSLEEQLNHKHPLYVLANKIDWNKFETEFSKRFDDKMGAPNKPIRLMTGLIILKHIRNVSDESVVEQFQENAYYQYFCGERFFSTEQPCDPSELVHFRHMIGEAGMDMILKESILVNDDHDKQGPTGCGTVFLDTTVQEKNITFPTDAKLANKIIEQVQRIVEEHDLPQRQSYKRTLKKAHRDQRFRNHPKNGKKAHKADRRLKTIGGRLVRELERNLASKNLLNTYKEKIELFKKVLAQKKCDKDKVYSLHEPEVKCIGKGKEHKKYEFGNKVSIARSYSGIIVGAVSFRDEYDGHTIDDTLDHVEQMLGFRPSQAACDRGYRGQKESGTTKIVIPDVPKKNATYYQKEKAHKLFCKRAGIEPINGHLKSDHRMGRNFYKGIFGDMLNAKLAAAAFNFKRAMRRFFVLLEWLYCCFLCREGVNKNGEPPYPALAK from the coding sequence ATGTACAGACCGCCAAAATCCCACGCACAGACAAGCCTTTTCTGTTCCCTTGAGGAGCAGTTGAACCACAAGCACCCCCTCTACGTTCTCGCGAACAAGATTGACTGGAACAAGTTCGAGACCGAGTTTTCGAAACGGTTTGACGACAAAATGGGTGCGCCGAACAAGCCGATCCGTCTCATGACCGGGCTCATCATCCTGAAGCACATCCGCAACGTATCGGACGAGTCCGTCGTGGAGCAGTTTCAGGAAAACGCCTATTACCAGTATTTTTGCGGAGAACGGTTCTTCTCGACGGAGCAACCCTGCGACCCGAGCGAACTTGTTCACTTCCGGCACATGATTGGCGAAGCGGGCATGGACATGATCCTCAAGGAAAGTATCCTCGTCAACGATGACCACGATAAACAAGGACCGACAGGATGCGGCACGGTCTTTCTTGACACGACCGTGCAGGAAAAGAACATCACGTTCCCTACAGACGCCAAACTTGCGAACAAGATAATAGAACAGGTACAGAGGATCGTGGAAGAGCATGATCTTCCGCAAAGACAGTCCTACAAGAGAACCTTGAAGAAGGCCCATCGTGACCAGCGTTTCCGCAATCACCCGAAGAACGGCAAGAAGGCTCACAAGGCAGATCGCAGGCTGAAGACAATCGGGGGACGGCTCGTCCGTGAATTAGAGCGAAATCTCGCCAGCAAGAACTTGTTGAACACGTACAAAGAAAAAATCGAGCTTTTCAAAAAAGTTCTGGCACAGAAGAAATGCGACAAGGACAAGGTCTATTCGCTTCACGAACCCGAAGTAAAATGCATCGGCAAGGGCAAGGAACACAAGAAATACGAGTTCGGCAACAAGGTGTCAATCGCCCGGAGCTACAGCGGCATCATTGTCGGCGCGGTCTCGTTCCGGGACGAGTATGACGGACATACGATAGACGATACGCTTGACCATGTTGAACAAATGCTTGGATTCAGGCCGAGCCAGGCCGCATGCGACCGAGGCTACCGCGGACAAAAGGAATCCGGAACGACAAAGATCGTGATACCGGACGTCCCGAAGAAAAACGCGACTTACTACCAGAAGGAAAAGGCTCACAAGCTTTTTTGCAAGAGGGCAGGCATCGAGCCTATCAACGGCCACCTGAAAAGCGACCACCGTATGGGTAGAAATTTCTACAAGGGAATCTTTGGCGACATGCTCAATGCAAAGCTTGCAGCAGCGGCGTTCAACTTCAAGAGGGCCATGAGGCGCTTTTTTGTCCTGTTGGAATGGCTATACTGTTGCTTCCTTTGCCGGGAAGGGGTGAATAAAAACGGCGAACCTCCTTATCCTGCGCTCGCGAAGTGA
- a CDS encoding transglutaminase domain-containing protein — MKHTLFKSCSRLCTSLFGIFLLVSCAGSDIPLKTDPQYGSAPSKQSSGTSNRGYSKGDPIQSAEFEPEVSSTAKMREFKTNGFLFKTPSADWDLVSDPSDETAPLEFFNPQTGRRAEIQTIILSTGESPNVMDRARAEMQGRGLSYRKAEYTAVSPAEEVGMTGAFFETAGSSAEASLAADGFVAASGNHVFFLTLSTVDSVSPRAEFKKEWREFFAGFSLSEELKKTSKEQEISKDVVTDYESSALGYKFHVEDSLWHNWASVAAQNGDPDLVLANMKEETAFFVYGTIIDPNEVSAQDLFKVLLIRLGLDPEDPNLDLVRVRGGNANQFSQNFTCTRVIDGYDFKYSGRYFWDNGRGILVAGWAQGILYKKYAKVLERAIDGVTLLEKPKTVTDEKVLRFQAAVVNQVGLLRLAENQPLVALSYFEKANKMDPSEPLYLINCGFIYQMKELYGPGVNHFLSEMDLVRKSGRLLSILGEMYEEMMDFGEARKYAEMALRYTPNHPEYVINLSDALWGLGQRTQSLVVVQNLYDKQPSSRLGVYLAKTYMGMDRYAEAVEVLYLTKKRFGMTVDLGLTLMDALVFLGRYPEALAVSEEVLPLGSSDYRVWTMRGKVQFYSRNYVQAEKSLSHALVMHPDDEDIKSFLSATKAFLGKADNRTLQKKIDPVEMRPIALAALVNKDFAVKAKKDGFPAVVHYSREALRADKDKAWTRTQQKLVEILDMRGVGLYSELAFDFLPGYDRIFVNALEIYDSTMTLKAKMSLKGAYITYATELGLDNEMQTAHFPLEKLAPGDFVYVQISRTSLANYGVIPFVSFEASEEVPVQKNSFKIYADTSRFVTEEYGPLSSKPEADGEEWSIEDPVVIRREPYMPVYRDYGAGFQLTGKRTWQDVGREYENLIRHQFKNAIPVREKAFEVKGNRLGKEAVLAEVRYVRENIRYRDVRFGGHSLIPQVAETTLRERRGDCKDQSLLLKEMLNAIGVPSKLVAIHLTDPGFETLPSIQQFNHMMLYIPKGENYPEMWVDPSDKGGNDRPVPLDMEGKVALVIDGDSSHVAITPVLEDAKEHQVFLGHRLHIAADGTAEFRDSLSMTGKFASTLRNQLYGRDAKETERLIADLLAQGVPDVSISRVRAENVTDFDKPLKLVITFSSKNYFGKSSDGSKGRFPNIWERAIMYLPKVRTRHLPIRMPHETEFESVLEVTADSGNVTVADAPNLGRETEYVNFEKVKNGYKWMTYAIYADPSEYERIREEWNYLLNATSPEITVK; from the coding sequence ATGAAGCATACTCTTTTTAAATCTTGCAGTCGCCTTTGTACTTCCTTATTTGGGATTTTTCTACTCGTTTCTTGCGCTGGAAGCGATATTCCCCTGAAAACGGACCCGCAGTACGGTTCTGCTCCGTCGAAGCAGTCTTCGGGAACATCGAATCGAGGCTATTCGAAAGGCGATCCGATTCAAAGTGCTGAATTTGAACCGGAGGTCTCGTCGACGGCTAAGATGCGTGAATTTAAAACGAACGGTTTTTTGTTCAAGACGCCGAGCGCCGATTGGGATCTGGTGAGCGATCCGAGCGATGAAACAGCTCCGCTCGAATTTTTTAATCCGCAGACAGGACGACGCGCCGAAATTCAGACGATTATCCTTTCGACCGGGGAATCTCCGAATGTGATGGACCGTGCCCGTGCCGAAATGCAAGGCCGTGGGCTTTCGTACCGCAAAGCGGAATATACGGCGGTATCGCCCGCGGAAGAAGTCGGCATGACCGGCGCTTTCTTTGAAACGGCGGGATCTTCGGCAGAAGCTTCTCTTGCTGCAGACGGCTTTGTGGCGGCATCGGGAAATCACGTTTTCTTTTTAACGCTTTCGACAGTGGATTCCGTTTCGCCGCGTGCGGAATTCAAAAAGGAATGGCGGGAATTCTTTGCGGGCTTTTCCCTTTCGGAAGAGCTCAAGAAAACTTCGAAGGAACAGGAAATTTCGAAGGACGTGGTGACGGATTATGAGTCTTCGGCTCTTGGCTACAAGTTCCATGTGGAAGATTCTCTGTGGCATAACTGGGCGAGCGTCGCAGCGCAAAACGGCGACCCGGATCTTGTCCTTGCGAACATGAAAGAAGAAACGGCTTTCTTTGTATATGGAACGATTATCGACCCGAATGAAGTCAGCGCGCAGGATTTGTTCAAAGTGCTTTTGATCCGTTTGGGTCTCGATCCAGAAGATCCGAATTTGGATCTGGTGCGCGTTCGCGGTGGAAATGCAAACCAGTTCTCGCAGAACTTTACCTGTACCCGAGTGATCGACGGTTACGATTTTAAATATTCGGGGCGTTATTTTTGGGACAACGGTCGCGGTATTTTGGTCGCAGGTTGGGCGCAGGGAATTCTTTATAAAAAGTATGCGAAGGTTTTGGAACGGGCAATTGACGGCGTGACCCTTCTCGAAAAGCCGAAGACCGTGACCGATGAAAAGGTTCTGCGTTTCCAGGCGGCGGTCGTGAACCAGGTGGGCCTTTTGCGCCTTGCGGAAAATCAGCCGCTTGTCGCGCTTTCGTACTTTGAAAAGGCGAACAAGATGGATCCGTCGGAACCGCTGTATTTGATCAACTGCGGATTTATCTATCAGATGAAGGAACTTTATGGACCGGGTGTGAATCATTTCTTGAGTGAAATGGATTTGGTGCGTAAGAGCGGGCGCCTGCTTTCGATCCTCGGTGAAATGTATGAAGAGATGATGGATTTTGGCGAAGCACGCAAGTATGCAGAAATGGCTTTGCGTTATACGCCGAACCATCCGGAATATGTAATCAATCTTTCAGATGCGCTTTGGGGGCTCGGTCAGCGCACGCAGTCCTTGGTGGTGGTGCAGAACCTGTACGACAAGCAGCCGTCTTCGCGTTTGGGCGTTTATCTTGCGAAAACTTATATGGGTATGGACCGTTATGCGGAAGCGGTGGAGGTTCTTTACTTGACCAAAAAACGGTTCGGGATGACGGTGGACTTGGGACTTACTTTGATGGATGCGTTGGTGTTCCTCGGTCGTTATCCGGAAGCGCTTGCGGTGAGCGAAGAAGTTTTGCCGCTCGGCTCTTCGGATTATCGCGTGTGGACAATGCGCGGTAAGGTACAGTTCTATTCCCGCAATTATGTGCAGGCAGAAAAATCCTTGTCGCATGCCCTTGTGATGCACCCGGATGATGAAGATATCAAGAGCTTCCTTTCGGCGACAAAGGCGTTCCTCGGCAAGGCGGATAACCGGACGCTCCAAAAGAAGATCGATCCGGTGGAAATGCGACCGATTGCGCTCGCAGCCTTGGTGAACAAGGATTTTGCGGTCAAGGCGAAAAAGGACGGCTTCCCGGCGGTGGTGCATTATTCCCGCGAAGCGCTGCGTGCCGACAAGGACAAAGCTTGGACGCGAACGCAACAAAAGCTTGTGGAAATTCTCGACATGCGCGGCGTGGGCCTTTATTCGGAACTGGCGTTCGACTTTTTGCCGGGCTATGACCGCATTTTTGTGAATGCGCTCGAAATCTACGATTCGACGATGACGCTCAAGGCGAAAATGTCGCTCAAGGGCGCCTACATTACCTATGCGACAGAACTGGGCCTTGATAATGAAATGCAGACGGCGCATTTTCCGCTCGAAAAGCTTGCTCCGGGCGATTTTGTGTATGTGCAAATTTCCCGTACGAGCCTTGCGAATTACGGCGTGATTCCTTTTGTGAGTTTTGAAGCTTCCGAAGAAGTGCCTGTGCAAAAGAATTCGTTTAAAATCTATGCGGATACGTCTCGCTTTGTGACGGAAGAATATGGACCGCTTTCGAGCAAGCCGGAAGCGGATGGCGAAGAGTGGTCGATTGAAGATCCTGTCGTGATCCGTCGTGAACCTTACATGCCTGTGTATCGTGACTACGGTGCAGGATTCCAGCTGACCGGAAAGCGGACGTGGCAGGATGTCGGACGTGAATATGAAAACCTGATTCGCCATCAGTTCAAGAATGCGATTCCGGTGCGTGAAAAGGCTTTTGAAGTCAAGGGAAATCGCTTGGGCAAGGAAGCGGTTCTTGCGGAAGTGCGCTATGTGCGTGAAAACATCCGCTACCGTGATGTGCGCTTTGGTGGACACTCCTTGATTCCGCAGGTTGCGGAAACGACGCTCCGCGAACGCCGGGGCGATTGCAAGGATCAGAGCCTTCTTTTGAAGGAAATGCTGAATGCGATCGGCGTTCCAAGTAAGCTCGTCGCGATTCATTTAACGGATCCGGGTTTTGAAACGCTTCCGTCTATTCAGCAGTTTAACCACATGATGCTCTATATTCCGAAAGGTGAAAATTATCCGGAGATGTGGGTGGATCCGTCCGATAAGGGCGGTAACGATCGTCCGGTCCCTCTTGATATGGAAGGAAAAGTCGCCTTGGTTATCGATGGCGATTCGAGCCATGTGGCGATTACGCCGGTTCTTGAAGACGCAAAGGAACATCAGGTGTTCCTCGGTCACCGCTTGCACATTGCTGCGGATGGTACTGCGGAATTCCGCGATTCCTTGAGCATGACGGGCAAGTTTGCAAGCACGCTTCGCAATCAGCTTTACGGTCGTGATGCGAAGGAAACGGAACGCTTGATTGCGGACCTATTGGCACAAGGCGTTCCGGATGTTTCTATTTCTCGCGTTCGTGCGGAAAACGTAACGGATTTTGATAAGCCTTTGAAGCTTGTGATTACATTCTCTTCCAAGAATTACTTCGGTAAGAGTTCTGACGGCAGCAAGGGCCGCTTCCCGAATATTTGGGAACGTGCGATTATGTATTTGCCGAAGGTTCGCACGCGTCATTTGCCGATTCGCATGCCGCACGAGACGGAATTTGAAAGCGTCTTGGAAGTGACCGCCGACAGTGGAAATGTGACGGTCGCCGATGCGCCGAACTTGGGCCGTGAAACGGAATACGTGAACTTTGAAAAGGTCAAGAACGGTTACAAGTGGATGACTTACGCCATTTACGCAGACCCCTCGGAATATGAACGGATCCGTGAAGAATGGAACTATCTTTTGAATGCGACTTCGCCGGAGATCACGGTAAAGTAA
- a CDS encoding DMT family transporter — MNNQNRGFLYGILAAICYGTNPLGALHLYSAGFDPGSVLFYRFLGATILSALFLLILRKDFRLPKENIPYVCALGILFAVSALALFSSFLFMDAGIASTLLFGYPIMVAIFMVLIFHEKLQKKMLLSIFLALCGVGLLMRTSDGAALSPIGTLFVFLSSLAYAIYIIVAAHMPKPVGALKMNMYIFGICAVCLAIFNLAMPAHGIRPIKTLPEFGWALQLALIPSLLSLVFMQKSLKTIGSTPTAILGAIEPVTAVAIGVGIFGETLSIRLIFGILLILCAVTFLAVKKH; from the coding sequence ATGAACAATCAAAATCGCGGATTTCTATACGGCATTCTCGCTGCAATCTGCTACGGAACAAATCCGCTCGGAGCGTTGCACCTTTACTCCGCTGGATTCGACCCGGGTTCCGTTCTCTTTTACCGCTTCTTAGGCGCAACCATTTTAAGCGCCTTGTTTCTCCTGATCCTTCGCAAGGACTTTCGGCTTCCCAAAGAAAACATTCCTTATGTCTGCGCCTTGGGAATCCTGTTCGCCGTTTCCGCTTTGGCCCTGTTCAGCAGTTTTCTTTTTATGGATGCGGGAATCGCTTCGACTCTCCTTTTTGGCTACCCGATCATGGTCGCCATTTTCATGGTCCTCATTTTCCATGAGAAACTTCAAAAGAAAATGCTTCTTTCCATTTTCCTTGCCCTGTGCGGAGTCGGACTTTTAATGCGCACAAGCGACGGCGCGGCTTTAAGCCCCATCGGAACCCTATTCGTGTTTTTATCCTCTCTCGCTTATGCGATCTATATCATTGTCGCAGCCCACATGCCAAAGCCTGTCGGTGCGTTAAAAATGAACATGTATATTTTCGGCATCTGCGCGGTCTGCCTTGCGATCTTTAATTTGGCAATGCCTGCGCATGGCATTCGTCCGATCAAGACATTACCCGAATTCGGCTGGGCTTTGCAACTCGCCCTGATTCCATCTTTACTTTCCCTTGTATTCATGCAAAAATCGCTGAAAACAATCGGTTCCACACCGACAGCGATTCTTGGTGCGATTGAACCTGTAACGGCTGTCGCCATCGGCGTGGGAATCTTTGGAGAGACGCTTTCCATTCGCCTGATTTTCGGTATTTTATTGATTCTCTGCGCCGTGACGTTCCTCGCCGTCAAGAAGCATTAA
- the istA gene encoding IS21 family transposase, giving the protein MTKYREILRLRSLGLSQNDIAASCQVSKKTVNKVLKLANEYNLRWPLEERLTDREIDKIIHPNGKETRKITDRKLPDFDHVKNELLRNGVNKKLLWAEYLEECRLENTKPLMYSQFCHYILQDERVRRATMHINRKPGEQIEVDWAGDPAYIIDPETGEQKKAYVFVGVLNYSMYAYAEAFPDEKQKSWNDAHIHMFEFFGGVSKMLVPDNCKTAVTHNRKYADELNSSYQELAEHYGTAIIPARVRAPKDKASAEGTVGNVSTWIIAALRNEEFFGIGELNRAIRRKLEEYNERPFQKKEGSRKGLFDLEERTFLLPLPRTRYENATWRSLTVQFNYHVCVEGNFYSVPFGFIGKKVDVRETDSIVEIFDDGNRIASHAKMLGCKGKYSTLAVHMPEKHQKFLEWDGDRFRNWARKIGYSTLTVIERVLASKPIEQQTYKACMAILSLAKDYSDVSLEAACERMISFGVTPTFKSVQNLLAANGDRTKKPAERPRGITRGAEYYRRDND; this is encoded by the coding sequence ATGACCAAATACCGCGAAATCCTCAGGCTGCGAAGCCTGGGATTAAGCCAGAACGACATTGCGGCAAGCTGCCAGGTGTCAAAAAAGACCGTAAACAAGGTCCTGAAACTGGCCAACGAGTACAATCTCCGCTGGCCCCTGGAAGAACGTCTCACCGACAGGGAAATCGACAAGATCATACACCCGAACGGTAAAGAGACCAGGAAAATCACCGACAGGAAGTTGCCCGATTTCGACCACGTTAAGAACGAACTGCTGCGCAACGGCGTGAACAAGAAGCTCCTCTGGGCGGAATATCTTGAAGAATGCAGGCTCGAGAATACCAAGCCGCTGATGTACTCGCAGTTCTGCCACTACATCCTGCAGGACGAACGCGTCCGCAGGGCTACAATGCACATCAACCGCAAACCCGGCGAGCAGATCGAAGTCGACTGGGCCGGAGATCCCGCATACATCATCGACCCCGAAACGGGGGAACAGAAAAAGGCTTACGTGTTCGTAGGCGTTCTCAACTACAGCATGTATGCCTACGCGGAGGCCTTCCCGGACGAAAAACAGAAGTCATGGAACGACGCACACATCCACATGTTCGAGTTTTTCGGCGGAGTCTCGAAGATGCTCGTGCCCGACAACTGCAAGACCGCAGTGACGCACAACAGGAAATACGCGGACGAACTGAATTCGAGCTACCAGGAACTTGCCGAACATTACGGCACCGCGATCATTCCCGCCAGGGTTCGGGCCCCGAAGGACAAGGCCAGCGCAGAGGGGACCGTCGGCAACGTGTCCACATGGATCATCGCTGCGTTGAGGAACGAGGAGTTCTTCGGCATCGGGGAACTCAACCGTGCCATCCGCAGGAAGCTGGAGGAATACAACGAAAGGCCGTTCCAAAAGAAGGAGGGCAGCAGAAAAGGGTTGTTCGACCTGGAAGAAAGAACGTTCCTCTTGCCGCTGCCCCGGACACGCTACGAGAACGCCACATGGCGCAGTCTTACGGTCCAATTCAACTACCATGTCTGCGTCGAGGGCAACTTCTATTCGGTCCCGTTCGGCTTCATCGGCAAGAAGGTGGATGTCCGTGAAACCGATTCCATCGTCGAGATATTCGATGACGGGAACAGGATAGCGTCGCACGCAAAAATGCTCGGCTGCAAGGGAAAATATAGCACATTGGCCGTCCACATGCCGGAAAAGCACCAGAAGTTCCTTGAATGGGATGGCGACCGTTTCCGCAACTGGGCGCGCAAAATCGGCTACAGCACGCTGACGGTAATCGAACGCGTGCTGGCCAGCAAACCCATTGAACAGCAGACGTACAAGGCCTGCATGGCGATCCTGTCGCTGGCGAAGGACTACTCCGATGTCTCGCTGGAAGCCGCCTGCGAACGGATGATTTCTTTCGGGGTTACCCCGACTTTCAAGAGCGTCCAGAACCTGCTTGCGGCAAACGGCGACAGGACCAAGAAACCTGCGGAAAGGCCGCGGGGGATAACCCGTGGGGCCGAATACTACAGGAGGGACAATGACTAA
- the gap gene encoding type I glyceraldehyde-3-phosphate dehydrogenase, translated as MALKLGINGFGRIGRMVFRAAVENFSKDITVVGINDLLDADYLAYMLKYDSVHGQFNHDIKVEGNFLIVDGNKIQIFAEKDPSAITWGALDVDVVVESTGFFLTEELASAHLKAGAKKVIMSAPSKDATPMFVYGVNDKTYAGQKIISNASCTTNCLAPISKVLDEKFGIVRGLMTTVHAATATQKTVDGPSKKDWRGGRGILENIIPSSTGAAKAVGKVLPQLNGKLTGMSMRVPTSDVSVVDLTVQLAKETTYEEICKAMKEASEGELKGILGYTDEAVVSTDFRNCPKTSIFDAKAGIQLDPTFVKVVSWYDNEWGYSNKVCEMARVIAAK; from the coding sequence ATGGCTCTCAAACTCGGTATTAATGGTTTCGGTCGCATCGGCCGTATGGTCTTCCGCGCTGCTGTGGAAAACTTCTCCAAGGACATTACTGTTGTCGGTATCAACGACCTCCTCGACGCTGACTACCTCGCATACATGCTGAAGTATGACTCCGTCCACGGTCAGTTCAACCACGACATCAAGGTCGAAGGCAACTTCCTCATCGTCGACGGCAACAAGATCCAGATCTTCGCTGAAAAGGATCCGTCCGCTATCACTTGGGGCGCTCTCGATGTAGACGTCGTTGTGGAATCCACTGGCTTCTTCCTCACTGAAGAACTCGCTTCTGCTCACCTCAAGGCTGGTGCCAAGAAGGTCATCATGTCTGCTCCGTCCAAGGATGCAACTCCGATGTTCGTCTATGGCGTGAACGACAAGACCTATGCTGGTCAGAAGATCATCTCCAACGCTTCCTGCACCACCAACTGCTTGGCTCCGATCTCCAAGGTTCTCGATGAAAAGTTCGGCATCGTCCGTGGCCTCATGACCACCGTTCACGCTGCAACTGCTACTCAGAAGACCGTTGACGGCCCGTCCAAGAAGGACTGGCGCGGTGGCCGTGGCATCCTCGAAAACATCATCCCGTCTTCTACGGGTGCTGCTAAGGCCGTGGGTAAGGTTCTCCCGCAGCTCAACGGCAAGCTCACCGGTATGTCTATGCGCGTGCCGACTTCTGACGTTTCCGTTGTTGACCTCACCGTTCAGCTCGCTAAGGAAACCACTTACGAAGAAATCTGCAAGGCTATGAAGGAAGCTTCTGAAGGCGAACTCAAGGGCATTCTCGGTTACACCGACGAAGCCGTTGTTTCTACCGACTTCCGCAACTGCCCGAAGACCTCCATCTTCGACGCCAAGGCTGGCATCCAGCTCGACCCGACCTTCGTGAAGGTTGTGTCCTGGTACGATAACGAATGGGGCTACAGCAACAAGGTTTGCGAAATGGCTCGCGTCATCGCTGCTAAGTAA
- the istB gene encoding IS21-like element helper ATPase IstB yields the protein MTNEATRNKLIEMRLSAMANAFDAQRDDPNMSSISFDDRFGLLVDIEYCQRKNNALHRLVKRAGLEQKGANINEIDYSSGRKLNRDLIARLASCEFVREGRNVFITGATGSGKTFMACAFGYEACRQFYNTKFVRLPDLLIELEMARENRTFTKSMLKYTKPALLIIDEWLLLKPSESEQKAIFEILHRRSGKSSTIFCSQYPSSEWYEQLGGLANPLTDSILDRIIHNAYTIDIRSSDPHKDISMREIYGLDKKLSR from the coding sequence ATGACTAACGAAGCGACACGGAACAAACTCATCGAGATGCGCCTCAGCGCCATGGCGAACGCCTTCGATGCGCAACGGGACGATCCGAACATGTCAAGCATTTCGTTCGACGACCGTTTCGGCCTGCTTGTGGATATCGAATATTGCCAGCGCAAGAACAACGCCCTGCACCGGCTCGTGAAACGTGCCGGGCTTGAGCAGAAAGGAGCCAATATCAACGAAATCGACTACTCGTCGGGCAGGAAACTGAACCGGGATTTGATTGCCAGGCTCGCTTCCTGCGAGTTCGTTCGCGAAGGCCGCAACGTCTTCATCACCGGGGCCACGGGCAGCGGCAAGACCTTCATGGCCTGCGCTTTCGGTTACGAGGCGTGTCGCCAGTTCTACAACACGAAATTCGTACGTTTGCCGGATTTGTTGATAGAACTGGAGATGGCCCGCGAAAACAGGACCTTCACGAAGTCGATGCTGAAGTACACGAAACCGGCGTTGCTGATTATCGACGAATGGCTGCTGCTGAAACCCAGCGAAAGCGAACAGAAGGCCATCTTCGAAATCCTGCATCGGCGTAGCGGGAAATCGTCCACGATTTTCTGCTCGCAGTACCCTTCCTCGGAATGGTACGAGCAGTTGGGCGGTCTTGCGAACCCGTTGACGGATTCCATACTTGACAGGATAATCCACAACGCCTATACGATAGACATCCGCAGTTCCGACCCGCACAAAGACATCTCCATGCGGGAAATCTACGGACTGGATAAAAAGTTAAGCCGCTAG
- a CDS encoding EndoU domain-containing protein → MRAGRDFKGRLDKYGIAYNIVKIYPNGVRVGNIPLHSTRAKRTGINQSWFPASWSEKTIKRAGEHVAQLHRNRNVPDGQIMYGTFKGLRGGVIKTNGQIATAFPDSNQP, encoded by the coding sequence ATGCGGGCTGGGCGGGATTTTAAGGGACGACTAGATAAATACGGTATTGCGTACAATATTGTGAAAATCTATCCCAATGGTGTTCGTGTAGGAAACATCCCTTTGCATTCGACAAGAGCGAAACGTACGGGGATAAACCAATCTTGGTTCCCCGCGTCATGGAGTGAAAAGACTATTAAACGGGCAGGAGAACATGTAGCCCAATTACACAGGAACCGCAATGTTCCTGACGGTCAAATTATGTACGGAACTTTTAAAGGTCTTCGTGGAGGTGTAATCAAAACAAATGGGCAAATAGCAACAGCCTTTCCCGATAGCAATCAACCATAG